From the Daphnia magna isolate NIES linkage group LG3, ASM2063170v1.1, whole genome shotgun sequence genome, one window contains:
- the LOC123470614 gene encoding uncharacterized protein LOC123470614, whose translation MTPWGRYKFLRTSMGLSCSGDEYNRRADVAFATVSNTVRVVDDLLCFDRTFLEHVMGVCEVLQAACDAGITFSKEKFRFARDRLLWVGYEIKHGGITIEEAKLKALSQFSRQTNISELRSFMGLVEQLAGFSTEVAAAKEPLRPLLSTRNSYVWTPDHDRAFAAVKLALTSPPVVVHFEPDHPSRRLAQERNGVRATAATRRRLASSGCQFPMVLRCRVTICLRGAGADCSRMSDPEVPLIPIRSTQLHPDDNPKIQRLKERLSPYSFTTVWRKGKEHAIPDALSRAPVNDPAPEDERVGADLNSSVRNVVIQSIAAICNSEDESAPPAHLSDALLADLRSTAAGDADYTALAAAVEPGFGTDRARMSNYIRQFWSIRHQLSTEDGLVLFGSRIVVPASSGQNDGPSRRYMAGNIERRHDARRTLLQVPGEAAEPVPGEAAEPVPGEAAEPVPGEAAEPVPGEAAEPVPGEAAEPVPGEAAEPVPGEAAEPVPGATDHGNLHVLVYADRLSGWPVVHQWRRDPTAREVVQAVVHKFVELGVPMRFRSDNGPQFDAGVFQETLKRWGVAWGNSTPHYPQSNGHAEAAVKAMKELVAKTGGDLSSEDFLAGLLEFLNTPHESGASPA comes from the exons ATGACGCCGTGGGGCCGTTATAAGTTCCTCCGCACGTCCATGGGCCTTAGTTGCTCGGGTGACGAATACAACAGGAGGGCGGATGTCGCGTTCGCCACAGTGTCAAATACGGTGCGTGTGGTTGACGATCTGCTTTGCTTTGATCGCACCTTCCTCGAGCACGTGATGGGAGTGTGTGAAGTCCTCCAAGCGGCATGCGACGCCGGTATCACATTCAGCAAAGAAAAGTTTCGCTTCGCCCGCGATCGTCTGTTGTGGGTTGGATACGAGATCAAGCACGGCGGAATTACCATCGAGGAGGCCAAATTGAAGGCCCTGTCTCAATTTTCCCGGCAGACTAACATTTCGGAATTACGATCATTCATGGGCCTGGTGGAGCAACTCGCCGGATTCTCGACGGAGGTGGCAGCGGCGAAGGAACCCCTTCGACCCCTTCTTAGCACCCGAAACTCGTACGTGTGGACGCCGGACCATGACCGGGCATTTGCCGCCGTTAAGTTGGCTTTAACCTCCCCGCCCGTGGTGGTCCATTTTGAACCAGATCATCCAAGTCGACGCCTCGCGCAAGAACGGAATGGGGTACGCGCTACTGCAGCGACACGACGGAGGCTGGCGTCTAGTGGATGCCAATTCCCGATGGTGCTCCGATGTCGAGTCACGATATGCCTTCGTGGAGCTGGAGCTGACTGCAGTCGAATGAGCGATCCGGAAGTGCCGCTTATACCTATCCGGTCTACCCAACTTCACCCTGATG ACAATCCCAAAATACAGCGTCTGAAAGAGCGACTGTCGCCGTACTCTTTCACAACCGTGTGGAGAAAGGGGAAGGAACATGCCATTCCAGACGCCTTATCACGGGCCCCAGTCAACGACCCAGCGCCGGAAGATGAACGTGTGGGCGCAGACCTCAATTCTTCCGTTCGAAATGTGGTGATTCAGTCGATCGCGGCTATATGCAACTCTGAAGACGAATCAGCTCCGCCGGCACACTTGTCGGACGCTTTGCTGGCCGATCTGCGATCCACGGCCGCGGGGGACGCGGACTACACGGCCCTAGCGGCGGCAGTTGAACCGGGTTTCGGAACGGACCGTGCTCGCATGTCTAACTACATACGTCAGTTTTGGTCCATTCGTCACCAACTGTCCACGGAAGATGGCCTCGTTCTCTTCGGATCCCGCATCGTGGTGCC GGCATCGTCCGGACAAAACGACGGGCCCAGCAGACGGTATATGGCCGGGAATATCGAACGACGTCACGATGCTCGTCGAACGCTGCTGCAAGTGCCAGGAGAGGCGGCCGAGCCTGTGCCAGGAGAGGCGGCTGAGCCTGTGCCAGGAGAGGCGGCTGAGCCTGTGCCAGGAGAGGCGGCCGAGCCTGTGCCAGGAGAGGCGGCCGAGCCTGTGCCAGGAGAGGCGGCCGAGCCTGTGCCAGGAGAGGCGGCCGAGCCTGTGCCAGGAGAGGCGGCCGAGCCTGTGCCAGGAGCCACTGAT CACGGAAACCTCCATGTGCTGGTATACGCGGACAGATTATCGGGTTGGCCAGTAGTCCACCAATGGCGACGCGATCCCACCGCGCGAGAAGTAGTCCAGGCAGTCGTGCACAAATTCGTCGAGCTGGGCGTGCCCATGCGATTCCGCTCGGACAATGGACCTCAATTCGATGCCGGAGTCTTCCAAGAGACACTGAAACGTTGGGGCGTGGCGTGGGGCAACTCTACCCCTCATTACCCCCAGAGCAACGGCCATGCGGAGGCAGCAGTGAAGGCGATGAAAGAATTAGTGGCGAAGACGGGCGGAGATTTATCATCGGAAGATTTTCTGGCGGGACTCCTGGAGTTTCTGAACACCCCCCACGAGAGCGGTGCATCGCCGGCATAA